A portion of the Archocentrus centrarchus isolate MPI-CPG fArcCen1 chromosome 19, fArcCen1, whole genome shotgun sequence genome contains these proteins:
- the LOC115797799 gene encoding myosin-16 isoform X2: MAVLSAEVLRWHARIEELEEELEAERTMRAKVEKQRADLTRELDDLTDRLEEAGGVTASQMEVNKKREAELQRLRRDLEESSAQSEALAASLRKRHSDAMAELTEQCEALQRTRAKLEKEKQNLRMEVDDLAASLDSLQKAKMSSDSQMKKLEEQLSEANRRGDDLQRTLTELSVAKNRLTADNADVSRQMEEAESRVSQLTRSKTLLQSQVEELKKQLDEEVKCKQGVSSTLSSVRQECEVLREQLEEEQESKQEMQRLVSKLNSEVTHWRTKHEADAIQHADELEETKKKLASRLQEAEEAVEATQMKCSSLEKTKQRLQGEVEELCMDLEKASSCGQALDKKQKVLEKQLGDWKQKCEELVAEVEGCQKESRQHASELFKLKTAHEETLEQLEALRRENKAYQEEITDLTEQLSDGGKSVHELQKAKKKIEMEKEELQASLEESEAALEAEETKVLRLQLEVSQAKADLERRLQEKEEEAEAARKSHQRALESLQASLDVEVKGRAEGLKLKKKLEADINELELQVDLLTKSNTELSKNSKKMQQQMKELQAQLEEEVRSHEESREEQAAMERRCSLLVSEGEETHAALESAERARKALEIELQEAAEKYSDLNNQFQAALSGRRKLEMDFQTLQQEHEELQAETRGCTDKAKKATCELARVGEELRLEQEHTLHLERVKKGLEAQIKEMSSRLEEAEQMALKGGKKIIQKLEGKVKELELELDSEQKRHAETVKTLRKHERRLKELLFQSEEDQKNQQRMQELVERLQNKMKAYKRQVEEAEEQANMNLAKYRKTVHELDDAEERADIAESALTKIRTKNRGSFGKGYSSGYSTPYPGRVRSPSSAGSEGRGEKILNDDEESVSSLIPAYLNSLKKLMID; encoded by the exons gTGGAGAAGCAGAGAGCAGATCTCACCAGAGAGCTGGATGATCTCACAGACCGCCTTGAAGAGGCAGGCGGGGTCACTGCCTCACAG ATGGAGGTGAACAAGAAGCGAGAGGCAGAGCTGCAGCGCCTGAGACGAGACTTGGAGGAGTCCTCTGCCCAGTCTGAAGCTCTGGCTGCATCTCTGAGGAAGCGGCACAGCGATGCCATGGCAGAGCTCACTGAGCAGTGTGAAGCTCTGCAGAGGACCAGAGCCAAGCTGGAGAAGGAGAAGCAGAACCTGAGGATGGAGGTGGATGACCTGGCTGCTTCACTGGACAGTCTACAGAAAGCCAAG ATGTCCTCTGACAGCCAGATGAAGAAGCTGGAGGAGCAGCTGTCTGAGGCCAACAGGAGAGGAGACGACCTGCAGAGGACCCTCACTGAGCTCAGCGTGGCCAAGAACAGACTCACAG CTGATAACGCCGACGTGAGTCGGCAGATGGAGGAGGCGGAGAGCAGAGTGAGCCAGCTGACCCGATCCAAGACTCTCCTCCAGTCACAAGTGGAAGAgctgaagaaacagctggatGAGGAGGTCAAG TGTAAGCAGGGGGTCAGCAGCACTCTGAGCTCAGTGCGGCAGGAGTGCGAGGTGCTGAGggagcagctggaggaggagcaggagagcaAGCAGGAGATGCAGCGCCTCGTCTCCAAACTCAACAGCGAGGTGACGCACTGGAGGACCAAACACGAGGCGGACGCCATCCAGCACGCTGACGAGCTGGAGGAGACCAA GAAGAAGCTGGCAAGCAGGcttcaggaggctgaggaggcCGTGGAGGCCACCCAGATGAAATGTTCCTcactggagaaaaccaaacagaggctgcagggagaggtggaggagctctGCATGGACCTGGAGAAG GCCAGCAGCTGTGGACAGGCTCTGGATAAGAAGCAGAAGGTCCTGGAGAAGCAGCTTGGAGACTGGAAACAGAAGTGTGAGGAGCTGGTGGCTGAGGTGGAGGGCTGCCAGAAGGAGAGCAGGCAACACGCCAGCGAGCTCTTTAAACTCAAGACTGCTCACGAAGAGACTCTGGAACAGCTGGAGGCTCTGCGTAGGGAGAACAAGGCCTACCAGG AGGAGATAACAGACCTGACAGAGCAGCTGTCAGATGGAGGGAAGAGCGTCCATGAGCTccagaaagcaaaaaagaagattgagatggagaaagaagagCTCCAGGCCTCACTGGAGGAATCTGAGGCTGCActggag GCTGAGGAGACCAAGGTGCTGAGGCTGCAGCTGGAGGTGTCTCAGGCGAAAGCGGACCTGGAGCGCAGACtgcaggagaaggaggaagaggctGAAGCTGCAAG AAAAAGCCACCAGAGGGCGCTCGAGTCCCTGCAGGCCAGTCTGGATGTAGAGGTGAAGGGGAGAGCAGAGGGGCTGAAGCTGAAGAAGAAACTGGAGGCTGACATCAATGAGCTGGAACTACAGGTGGACCTGCTCACCAAGAGCAACACAGAGCTCAGCAAGAACAGCAAGAagatgcagcagcagatgaag GAGCTTCAggctcagctggaggaggaagtgaggagCCACGAGGAGAGCAGGGAGGAGCAGGCAGCCATGGAGCGACGCTGCTCTCTGCTGGTCAGCGAGGGTGAGGAGACCCACGCAGCCCTGGAGAGCGCAGAGAGGGCCCGAAAGGCTCTGGAGATAGAGCTGCAGGAGGCCGCTGAGAAATACAGCGACCTCAACAACCAG TTCCAGGCGGCTCTGAGCgggaggaggaagctggagatgGATTTCCAGACTCTGCAGCAGGAGCACGAGGAGCTGCAGGCAGAGACGAGAGGATGCACAGACAAAGCTAAGAAGGCCACCTGTGAG CTGGCACGAGTTGGGGAGGAGCTGCGTCTGGAGCAGGAGCACACGCTGCACctggagagagtgaagaaagGTCTGGAAGCCCAGATCAAAGAGATGAGCAGCAGGCTGGAGGAGGCCGAGCAGATGGCTCTGAAAGGAGGAAAGAAGATTATCCAGAAGCTGGAGGGCAAG GTGaaggagctggagctggagctggactCGGAGCAAAAGCGACACGCTGAGACGGTGAAGACGCTGCGGAAGCACGAGCGACGGCTGAAGGAGCTGCTGTTCCAGTCAGAGGAGGACCAGAAGAACCAGCAGAGGATGCAGGAGCTGGTGGAGAGGCTGCAGAACAAGATGAAGGCTTACAAGAGACAAGTAGAGGAGGCC gagGAACAAGCTAACATGAACCTGGCGAAGTACAGGAAGACCGTCCACGAGCTGGATGATGCTGAAGAGAGGGCGGACATCGCTGAGTCAGCACTCACCAAGATCAGGACCAAGAACAGAGGCAGCTTCGGCAAGGGGTACTCGTCT GGTTATAGCACTCCATACCCAGGCCGGGTCCGGTCACCCAGCTCAGCGGGCTCGGAGGGCAGAGGAGAGAAGATCCTCAACGATGACGAGGAATCGGTCAGCTCCCTCATCCCGGCCTATCTCAACTCCCTCAAGAAGCTCATGATTGATTAG